The following proteins are co-located in the Brevibacillus laterosporus DSM 25 genome:
- the csrA gene encoding carbon storage regulator CsrA: MLVLARKKDESIMIGDQIEIKVIAVEKDFVRIGISAPRDINVHRKEVYVAIQEENQLAVQTKVDWAQLAQWLETEEKLEDE, from the coding sequence ATGTTGGTATTAGCGCGTAAAAAAGATGAGTCCATCATGATTGGCGATCAGATAGAGATAAAAGTGATTGCAGTTGAGAAAGACTTTGTCCGTATCGGCATATCGGCTCCACGCGATATTAACGTTCATCGAAAAGAAGTATACGTAGCCATTCAAGAAGAGAATCAATTAGCTGTACAAACAAAAGTAGATTGGGCTCAACTAGCTCAATGGTTAGAAACTGAAGAAAAACTTGAAGATGAATAA
- a CDS encoding flagellar assembly protein FliW, with protein sequence MMYQQEKMGKLYIVEGMIGFSHLHEYQLVQENPEMPFFSLQSLEEQGTSFWVVDPFLFFTDYEFDLPRSVKEVLEITEESQVVILSVMTIRGKDQITVNLKSPLVINVKNRKATQFILQGDHYNLRQPLLLQKEKPVTK encoded by the coding sequence ATGATGTATCAACAGGAAAAAATGGGAAAACTTTATATTGTAGAGGGTATGATTGGTTTTTCACATTTACATGAGTATCAATTAGTGCAAGAGAATCCGGAAATGCCTTTTTTCTCTCTTCAGTCATTGGAAGAGCAGGGAACTAGTTTTTGGGTGGTAGATCCGTTTCTATTCTTTACGGATTATGAATTTGATCTACCCCGTTCAGTGAAAGAAGTCTTGGAGATTACGGAAGAATCTCAGGTAGTGATTTTGTCTGTCATGACAATACGAGGAAAAGACCAAATCACAGTTAATTTGAAATCACCTCTTGTCATTAATGTGAAAAACAGAAAAGCTACACAATTTATTCTGCAAGGGGACCATTATAATTTACGGCAGCCCCTCCTTTTACAAAAAGAGAAGCCAGTGACAAAGTAG
- a CDS encoding DUF6470 family protein, with protein sequence MQLASLSMRSTPLLLNWRSERGKQEIEQPMASMEIKQEVAILEISQPLGELQIDSNEARENIDMRGPLRRTSDNAEYGYNKVMEAIEQAGVEGDQLRSFESGGNAIADIAFEKSIMFSGEGVVAAGSLIGDGIEIRYEAKPVEIKFTPRGTKIETTIHPPVHKYTPSKVEAYVKQWNRLDIEVVGLNVNVAR encoded by the coding sequence ATGCAACTAGCTTCTTTATCTATGAGATCTACTCCTCTCTTGCTAAACTGGCGTAGTGAGCGTGGAAAGCAAGAGATTGAGCAACCAATGGCAAGCATGGAAATAAAACAAGAAGTAGCTATTCTTGAGATTAGCCAGCCTCTGGGTGAATTGCAGATTGATTCCAATGAAGCGCGTGAAAATATCGATATGAGAGGCCCGTTACGACGGACTAGTGATAATGCTGAGTATGGCTACAACAAAGTAATGGAAGCGATTGAGCAAGCTGGAGTTGAAGGGGATCAACTGCGTTCTTTTGAAAGCGGAGGAAATGCCATAGCTGATATCGCCTTTGAAAAAAGCATCATGTTTTCAGGTGAAGGAGTCGTAGCTGCGGGTTCTCTCATTGGAGATGGTATTGAAATACGTTATGAAGCCAAGCCGGTAGAGATCAAATTTACGCCAAGAGGGACAAAAATTGAGACAACCATCCACCCACCTGTTCACAAATATACGCCTTCTAAGGTAGAAGCGTACGTAAAACAGTGGAATCGGCTGGATATCGAAGTCGTTGGTTTAAATGTGAACGTAGCTAGATAA
- the flgL gene encoding flagellar hook-associated protein FlgL — protein MAIRITQNMMSNTMVRNINNSMSQMSKSYQQLSTGKLVSRPSDDPVIASRGMYYRTSLVENEQFLRNAGQAQTWMDSYDTSMDEVGKVFHRVRELLNGSGNGTYSKEEEKSIAAEIDELKKHLGDLANQTVNGKYIYGGDNNNKPPFEIKNQGGKDEFIFTSNEGKVEMEMSQGVFFQVNISGKNIFDSPAGENIFKTLEDIVGDLNAGKSAADYLDRMDNHINNLLLERAALGARSNRLELMSDRLDTDSVSITSMMSKNEDADEAEVITNLKMQENVHRAALGAGARIIQPSLLDFLR, from the coding sequence ATGGCAATACGTATTACACAGAATATGATGAGTAACACCATGGTACGCAATATTAATAACTCCATGAGCCAGATGAGTAAATCTTATCAACAACTTTCTACAGGGAAATTAGTGTCCCGTCCGTCCGATGATCCAGTAATTGCTTCTAGAGGAATGTATTATCGAACATCACTAGTGGAAAATGAGCAGTTTCTACGCAATGCTGGACAAGCCCAAACGTGGATGGATTCTTATGATACATCTATGGATGAAGTTGGGAAGGTATTTCACCGGGTTCGTGAACTATTAAATGGCTCAGGTAATGGTACTTATTCAAAAGAAGAAGAAAAAAGTATTGCTGCTGAGATTGATGAATTAAAAAAACATTTGGGGGATTTGGCTAACCAAACGGTGAATGGGAAATATATTTACGGAGGCGACAATAATAATAAGCCACCGTTTGAAATTAAAAATCAAGGTGGTAAAGATGAGTTCATCTTTACATCCAACGAAGGCAAAGTGGAAATGGAAATGAGTCAAGGAGTCTTTTTCCAAGTGAACATCAGTGGAAAAAACATTTTTGATTCGCCAGCAGGTGAAAATATTTTTAAAACATTAGAAGACATTGTAGGAGATCTAAACGCAGGAAAATCTGCAGCAGACTATTTAGATAGAATGGACAATCACATTAATAACTTACTTTTAGAGCGAGCCGCTTTAGGTGCGCGTTCTAATCGCTTAGAATTAATGAGCGATCGACTTGATACTGATAGTGTAAGCATTACTTCCATGATGTCTAAAAATGAAGATGCAGATGAAGCAGAGGTTATTACAAACTTAAAAATGCAAGAAAATGTACATCGAGCTGCTTTAGGTGCAGGTGCACGAATCATTCAACCATCGTTACTCGATTTTTTAAGATAA
- the flgK gene encoding flagellar hook-associated protein FlgK, which produces MRSTFHLIEVSKRALFAQQAALNVTGHNVANTNTVGYTRQRVNMAATTPIPGPGMNADRAPGLLGTGVYATDIQRIREDYIDGQYRAAAKNTGYWNDKVKTISNIEDIMNEPSDSSLQKVMDQMWKGWEDLSGDPRNQSVRSVLRERAVAVADTFNHMYNRLTQLQADLNNEVAVQSESIDSIAKQIASINKQIGDVVPHGYQPNDLYDQRDVLIDKLSSMVDVKVTPTEGGMVNITIGGQPLVNNATSVEMKATKNAETGKFDITLGGAEFKPLTASGTLSAAIEGRDETTTNMIQKINALAVNLAREINEVHRTGYNLDDIKNGTQEGLNFFVIDGGKDNPTSAANIKVNPEILNSLDKIAAARADGTGQVNDGNNQNALEITKIKNKLIPAGTGGNPTDFPQSTTIDDFYRHTIAQLGVDGQEAYRNYKNADTTSDMILMNRESVSGVDTDEEMTNVIKFQKAYSAAARVMTSMDEILDKIINGMGRVGL; this is translated from the coding sequence CAACAAGCTGCTTTAAACGTAACAGGACACAACGTTGCAAATACTAATACAGTTGGCTATACTCGTCAACGCGTAAATATGGCTGCTACAACTCCGATACCTGGACCTGGGATGAATGCAGACCGTGCACCGGGTTTACTTGGTACAGGTGTGTATGCAACAGATATTCAACGCATTCGAGAAGATTACATAGATGGTCAGTATCGAGCTGCCGCTAAAAATACAGGGTATTGGAATGACAAGGTTAAAACGATTTCTAACATAGAAGATATCATGAATGAACCGTCTGATAGTAGTCTACAGAAGGTCATGGATCAAATGTGGAAAGGGTGGGAGGATTTATCCGGCGACCCAAGGAACCAATCAGTGCGTTCTGTTTTACGTGAACGTGCGGTAGCAGTAGCTGACACATTTAATCATATGTACAACCGTCTTACCCAACTACAAGCTGATTTAAATAATGAGGTAGCTGTACAATCTGAATCCATTGATTCTATTGCCAAGCAAATCGCATCCATTAATAAACAAATCGGTGATGTTGTACCACATGGTTATCAGCCTAATGATTTATATGACCAACGTGATGTTTTAATTGATAAGCTTTCCTCGATGGTTGATGTCAAGGTTACGCCAACAGAAGGTGGTATGGTTAATATTACAATAGGTGGACAACCGCTTGTTAACAATGCAACATCTGTTGAAATGAAAGCCACAAAAAACGCAGAAACAGGAAAGTTTGATATTACCTTAGGTGGAGCAGAGTTTAAACCACTTACGGCCTCGGGAACATTGTCAGCAGCGATTGAAGGAAGAGATGAAACCACAACCAATATGATACAAAAGATTAATGCTCTTGCTGTCAATTTAGCCCGTGAGATTAACGAAGTTCATAGAACGGGGTACAACCTGGATGATATTAAAAATGGCACTCAGGAAGGCCTTAATTTCTTTGTGATTGACGGTGGAAAAGATAATCCGACAAGTGCAGCAAATATTAAAGTAAATCCTGAGATATTAAATAGCCTAGATAAGATCGCAGCAGCTAGAGCTGATGGAACAGGGCAAGTTAATGACGGAAACAACCAAAATGCATTGGAGATCACCAAAATTAAAAATAAACTAATTCCTGCGGGAACAGGCGGCAATCCAACTGATTTTCCGCAATCTACAACCATTGACGATTTTTATCGCCACACAATCGCTCAATTGGGTGTAGATGGTCAAGAAGCTTACCGTAATTATAAAAATGCAGATACGACTTCAGACATGATTTTAATGAACCGTGAATCTGTATCAGGAGTTGATACAGATGAAGAAATGACGAACGTTATCAAGTTTCAGAAGGCATATAGCGCAGCGGCTCGTGTCATGACCAGTATGGATGAGATCTTAGACAAAATCATTAATGGTATGGGGCGTGTAGGCTTGTAG